From Lysobacter auxotrophicus, the proteins below share one genomic window:
- a CDS encoding formylglycine-generating enzyme family protein — MNDIARHVKQGNIIISDRGDMVWIPGGVFRMGSNHHYPEEAPAHNVRVDGFWMDRHTVTNDEFARFVADTGYVTSAERPADAADYPGADPSMLAPASVVFVAPNGPVDLRDPLRWWQYLAGANWRHPRGPESTLEGLGDHPVVHVAFEDAAAYAQWAKKDLPTEAEWEFAARGGLDCAEYVWGDELTPGGEYLANTWQGDFPHQNLVSDGHRWTAPVRSYPPNGYGLYEMAGNVWEWTTDWYVSHSEIHHSCCTRDNPRGASLQESHDPRDALRIPRRVMKGGSHLCAPNYCRRYRPAARMAQPVDTSTCHLGFRCIVRAAPPPNQRRHGS, encoded by the coding sequence ATGAATGACATCGCCCGCCACGTTAAGCAAGGCAACATTATCATTTCAGATCGCGGAGACATGGTGTGGATCCCAGGCGGCGTGTTTCGCATGGGATCAAACCACCACTATCCCGAAGAAGCGCCGGCTCACAATGTCAGGGTGGACGGCTTCTGGATGGATCGCCACACGGTGACCAATGATGAGTTTGCGCGCTTCGTGGCCGACACCGGCTACGTGACTAGCGCAGAGCGCCCGGCAGATGCCGCGGATTATCCCGGCGCCGACCCGAGCATGCTCGCCCCCGCGTCCGTGGTCTTTGTGGCCCCGAATGGCCCCGTCGATCTTCGCGATCCCCTCCGGTGGTGGCAGTACCTCGCGGGTGCCAATTGGCGCCATCCCAGAGGACCAGAAAGCACACTCGAAGGCCTCGGCGATCATCCTGTCGTTCACGTTGCCTTCGAGGACGCGGCGGCGTACGCCCAGTGGGCAAAGAAGGATCTTCCCACCGAGGCTGAGTGGGAGTTCGCCGCACGTGGCGGACTCGATTGCGCAGAGTACGTTTGGGGAGACGAACTAACCCCCGGTGGGGAGTATCTCGCAAACACTTGGCAGGGCGACTTTCCCCATCAGAATCTTGTAAGCGACGGCCACCGCTGGACCGCGCCGGTCAGATCGTATCCGCCCAATGGCTATGGCCTTTACGAAATGGCCGGTAACGTTTGGGAATGGACAACAGATTGGTACGTTTCGCATAGCGAGATCCACCATTCCTGCTGCACTCGCGACAATCCGCGCGGCGCTAGCTTGCAGGAGAGCCACGATCCCCGAGATGCGTTGAGAATTCCTCGGCGCGTCATGAAGGGCGGCTCCCACCTTTGCGCTCCCAACTATTGTCGCCGGTACCGTCCCGCAGCACGTATGGCGCAACCAGTCGATACCTCAACCTGTCACCTCGGCTTTCGTTGCATTGTGCGCGCAGCGCCCCCTCCAAATCAAAGGCGGCACGGGTCGTAG
- a CDS encoding arylsulfatase: protein MAAAAKKSEGKGDSSRPNILVIWGDDIGTWNVGAYTHGMMGRTPNIDSIARDGMLFTDHYGQPSCTAGRAAFIMGQLPIRTGMTTIGIPGSTRGIQASDPTLAEVLKSAGYATAQFGKNHLGDRNEFLPTMHGFDEWFGNLYHLNAEEEPEELDYPGQKNPEYKKKFGPRGVLHAWTSDKDDATTDEKFGRVGKQKIEDTGPLTRKRMLTFDKEVLDKTLDWLDRAGKGDKPFFCWFNTTAIHIHSHCTQKYIQMAVDEGRAEEDVVRAKMLEHDEHVGALLDKLRELGIEENTIVVYSTDNGNELMLWPDGGYAPFRGEKGTTWEGGVRVPHLVKWPAKIKAGSVSNQIQNHEDVFVTLAAAAGLPDIKDKLLKGHEMNGTKYKVHLDGYNQLDLWTGKSEKGARREIFYYDETDLMAIRVDGWKMHIGVKREGSWWDSKYYPSVPYVMNLLMDPMEKMDPQSHEWGYIGRKFFASKLWAPTAAGPIIAAHLKSLMDFPPSQGADTLSMKKALEEAQRKMESPAGSSN, encoded by the coding sequence ATGGCAGCTGCAGCGAAGAAGTCAGAAGGCAAAGGCGACTCATCCCGCCCGAACATCCTGGTGATCTGGGGCGACGACATCGGCACATGGAACGTCGGTGCCTATACCCACGGGATGATGGGGCGAACACCGAACATCGACAGCATCGCGCGCGACGGCATGCTGTTCACTGACCACTACGGCCAACCCAGCTGCACTGCCGGACGCGCGGCTTTCATCATGGGACAGCTGCCGATCCGCACCGGCATGACGACCATCGGCATTCCAGGCTCCACGCGCGGCATCCAGGCGAGCGATCCGACGCTGGCCGAAGTTCTGAAATCGGCCGGTTACGCGACCGCGCAGTTCGGCAAGAACCATTTGGGCGATCGCAATGAGTTCCTGCCGACGATGCACGGCTTCGACGAATGGTTCGGCAACCTCTACCACCTCAATGCCGAGGAGGAGCCGGAAGAACTCGACTATCCCGGCCAGAAGAATCCCGAATACAAGAAGAAGTTCGGGCCGCGCGGCGTGCTCCATGCGTGGACCTCGGACAAGGACGATGCGACCACGGACGAGAAGTTCGGCCGGGTCGGCAAGCAGAAGATCGAGGACACCGGCCCGCTGACGCGCAAGCGCATGTTGACCTTCGACAAGGAAGTGCTCGACAAGACGCTGGACTGGCTCGATCGTGCGGGCAAGGGCGACAAGCCGTTCTTCTGCTGGTTCAACACCACCGCCATCCACATCCATTCGCACTGCACGCAGAAGTACATCCAGATGGCCGTGGACGAAGGCCGCGCCGAAGAGGACGTGGTCCGCGCGAAGATGCTCGAACACGACGAGCACGTCGGCGCACTGCTCGACAAGCTGCGCGAACTCGGCATCGAGGAGAACACGATCGTCGTCTACAGCACCGACAACGGCAACGAACTGATGCTGTGGCCCGACGGCGGCTACGCACCCTTCCGTGGCGAGAAGGGCACGACCTGGGAAGGCGGCGTGCGCGTGCCGCACCTGGTGAAGTGGCCGGCGAAGATCAAGGCCGGAAGCGTCTCCAACCAGATCCAGAATCACGAGGACGTGTTCGTCACCCTGGCCGCGGCTGCAGGACTGCCCGACATCAAGGACAAGCTGCTCAAGGGCCACGAGATGAACGGCACCAAGTACAAGGTGCACCTGGACGGCTACAACCAGCTCGACCTGTGGACCGGCAAGAGCGAGAAGGGCGCCCGTCGCGAGATCTTCTACTACGACGAAACCGACCTGATGGCCATCCGCGTGGATGGATGGAAGATGCACATCGGCGTGAAGCGCGAAGGCAGCTGGTGGGATTCGAAGTATTACCCAAGCGTGCCATACGTGATGAACCTGCTGATGGATCCAATGGAGAAAATGGATCCGCAGTCGCACGAATGGGGCTACATCGGCCGCAAGTTCTTCGCGAGCAAACTGTGGGCGCCGACCGCGGCGGGCCCCATCATCGCCGCGCACCTGAAGAGCCTGATGGACTTCCCGCCGTCGCAGGGCGCCGACACGCTCAGCATGAAGAAGGCGCTGGAAGAAGCGCAGCGGAAGATGGAATCCCCGGCTGGAAGCAGCAACTGA
- a CDS encoding YidH family protein, with product MPTPTSTSTELASRRTGMAFQRTRLAADRTLMAVIRTSLSLISFGFTIHKAFERLKDMQVIEHAASARNFGLSLVVIGLLVLMMGIVYHIWFMLALRKQRGGLRTSGLIHGESPFPPSMTLVAAFLILALGLLTSISMIYHIGPYT from the coding sequence GTGCCCACACCAACGAGTACGTCTACCGAACTAGCATCGCGTCGCACCGGCATGGCGTTTCAGCGAACGCGCCTTGCTGCCGACCGCACCTTGATGGCGGTAATCCGAACCTCGCTTTCGCTAATCAGCTTCGGCTTCACAATTCACAAAGCGTTCGAGCGCCTGAAGGATATGCAGGTCATCGAGCATGCGGCATCGGCGCGGAACTTTGGTTTGTCGCTCGTTGTGATCGGGTTGCTGGTACTGATGATGGGTATCGTCTACCACATCTGGTTCATGCTGGCACTTCGCAAGCAACGCGGTGGACTGCGTACCTCCGGCCTCATCCATGGTGAAAGCCCTTTTCCGCCCTCCATGACGCTCGTCGCAGCGTTTCTGATTCTGGCGCTCGGTTTGCTAACGTCGATTAGCATGATCTACCACATTGGCCCATATACCTGA
- a CDS encoding YidH family protein, which yields MRNSQSSQEIKRPQRLREQPVPPLPVVDKTDADGASVEYSHYRTGLSHHRTELSEHRTSLSEYRTDLSMRRTDLSEGRTEMSMRRTGMSYQRTRLSADRTMMSIIRTALSLIGFGFTIFQFFGHLQSSNLIESTSHAPRNFGTALVAIGIVLLTLGIAYHVRFMLGLRHGRSEMKASALVHGESAFPVSLPLVTAVLLLLLGLLAIASMVFGLATLG from the coding sequence ATGCGCAACAGTCAGAGCAGCCAAGAGATCAAGCGACCGCAGCGCCTCCGGGAACAGCCGGTACCACCTCTCCCCGTGGTGGACAAGACTGATGCCGATGGCGCGTCAGTCGAGTACTCGCACTACAGGACTGGCCTGTCTCACCATCGCACGGAGCTTTCCGAGCACCGAACCTCCCTGTCTGAGTACCGAACCGATCTGTCGATGCGCCGCACGGACCTGTCAGAGGGCCGGACAGAAATGTCGATGCGACGAACGGGCATGTCTTATCAGCGCACACGCCTCAGTGCTGACCGTACGATGATGTCTATTATTCGTACGGCGTTATCGCTCATTGGGTTCGGTTTTACCATCTTCCAGTTCTTCGGCCATCTGCAGTCGTCTAATCTCATCGAGTCGACAAGCCATGCGCCTAGGAACTTCGGCACGGCGCTCGTTGCCATCGGCATCGTCCTGCTGACTTTGGGTATCGCCTATCACGTGCGCTTCATGCTAGGCCTACGCCATGGACGCTCTGAAATGAAGGCAAGCGCTCTGGTCCATGGCGAGAGCGCATTTCCGGTTTCCTTGCCCCTCGTGACGGCAGTGCTGCTGTTGCTGCTCGGACTACTCGCGATCGCAAGCATGGTTTTCGGCCTGGCCACACTTGGCTGA
- a CDS encoding DUF1622 domain-containing protein, with translation MEGTREVLHSIAEWAVLLVDVMAVAVAVFGSIATFIAGARWLLSPTYAARVPIRAIWVWYARWLVAALTFLLAADIIETTIAPSYEDLIRLGVIALIRTFLNYFLDKDLQEYRGSLEDATTGRRHEA, from the coding sequence ATGGAAGGCACACGCGAGGTCTTGCACTCAATAGCCGAATGGGCCGTGCTCCTGGTGGACGTCATGGCCGTTGCTGTCGCGGTGTTCGGCTCGATCGCGACATTCATCGCTGGAGCGAGATGGCTGCTATCGCCTACGTATGCCGCACGCGTCCCCATTCGCGCGATCTGGGTGTGGTACGCACGGTGGCTTGTGGCCGCGCTGACGTTCCTGCTCGCGGCCGATATCATCGAAACCACCATTGCGCCCAGCTACGAAGACCTCATTCGCCTAGGCGTCATCGCCCTCATCCGCACGTTCCTGAACTATTTCCTCGACAAGGACCTGCAGGAGTATCGCGGCAGCCTGGAAGACGCCACGACTGGACGACGCCATGAAGCCTGA